From Delphinus delphis chromosome X, mDelDel1.2, whole genome shotgun sequence, a single genomic window includes:
- the LOC132418753 gene encoding endogenous retrovirus group FC1 Env polyprotein-like — protein MSPALKWPQLQRLGRPFCRVPRDYGLSVTLSLLLLLLLPLRTHQMSLWRFHVHGTWQAKGRTHTRVLGTGDCQPDGCQALVTVQIPISNTEGVPLGWSTPAVCFTYDQTRDYCQWWNETYGGCPYHSCNIHVAKLDTRSSLRQSHLLTTNGKGQLFINIKDPWDTRWVKGVQGKIYRWATDAYPVGSIRVFRSYISLIPKVIQQLNEQATAIQETEQALRHQLPHPEHKEDPFSWLTLVCQAVQILNHTGIGNISDCFLCASLGRPPLAAVPLDQPFNSTSHTSPNPPFSPLKVPIFLDSKNLTICYGSRPNLADTGFLCNSSLMVNTSVEAPPGTFLWCNGSLTKEINSSSPFPCIPVTLVPQLTLYSQAEFSSLITPPFTRRKRAIFLPLVAGISFASSLVAAGIGGGALTHSVSTSPDLEQKLQLAIEASAASITSLQRWITSVAQVALQNRRALDLLTADKGGTCLFLQEECCYYINETGLVEDNVKALHRLREELQRKHPTVRLPNSRLVVVHPLYLANTSLRPLNSHLYLAHVCSLFS, from the coding sequence ATGTCTCCCGCCTTAAAATGGCCCCAACTCCAGAGACTCGGACGGCCCTTCTGCAGGGTCCCACGAGACTACGGCTTGTCTGTCACCCTGTCTCTCCTCCTGCTGCTCCTTCTGCCACTGAGGACTCACCAGATGTCCCTATGGCGCTTCCATGTCCATGGGACATGGCAAGCTAAAGGTAGGACCCACACCCGAGTCCTGGGCACGGGAGACTGCCAACCAGATGGGTGCCAGGCCTTAGTAACAGTCCAGATCCCCATCTCTAACACAGAAGGTGTTCCCCTGGGATGGTCCACCCCTGCTGTCTGCTTCACTTACGATCAGACCCGAGACTACTGTCAATGGTGGAATGAGACCTATGGGGGATGCCCCTATCACTCATGTAACATCCATGTGGCAAAACTAGATACCAGGAGCTCGCTCCGACAATCCCACCTGCTCACCACAAATGGCAAGGGTCAATTATTCATCAACATCAAAGATCCCTGGGACACAAGATGGGTAAAAGGGGTACAAGGAAAAATCTACCGATGGGCAACTGATGCCTACCCCGTGGGCTCTATCAGGGTCTTTCGCTCATATATCAGTTTGATTCCCAAAGTTATCCAACAGTTGAACGAACAAGCCACTGCCATCCAGGAAACAGAACAAGCCCTAAGACATCAACTACCCCACCCCGAACACAAAGAGGATCCTTTCTCTTGGTTGACCCTCGTCTGTCAAGCAGTACAGATACTCAACCACACAGGAATAGGTAACATCTCCGACTGCTTTCTATGTGCCTCGCTTGGCCGGCCACCCTTGGCTGCTGTCCCACTCGATCAGCCCTTCAATTCTACTTCCCACACCTCCCCAAACCCACCTTTTTCCCCGTTAAAAGTCCCCATATTCCTTGATTCAAAAAATCTCACCATCTGTTACGGCAGCCGCCCAAATCTAGCTGATACTGGGTTTCTTTGCAACTCATCCCTCATGGTAAACACATCAGTTGAAGCACCACCAGGCACGTTTTTGTGGTGCAATGGTTCCCTCACAAAAGAGATCaattcttcctcccccttcccatgtaTCCCCGTTACTCTCGTCCCACAACTCACACTATATAGCCAAGCCGAATTTTCCTCGCTAATCACGCCGCCCTTTACCCGACGAAAAAGAGCTATCTTTCTTCCTCTGGTCGCAGGCATCTCTTTCGCCTCCTCCCTGGTCGCTGCAGGCATCGGGGGAGGAGCCCTAACACACAGTGTCTCAACATCCCCTGACCTAGAACAGAAACTCCAGCTAGCCATCGAGGCTTCTGCcgcctccatcacctccctccAGCGCTGGATCACCTCAGTAGCCCAAGTTGCCCTCCAAAATCGACGAGCCCTGGATCTCCTGACGGCCGACAAAGGAGGTACCTGCCTCTTCCTACAGGAGGAATGCTGCTATTACATCAATGAAACAGGACTCGTCGAAGACAACGTAAAAGCCCTCCATCGCTTAAGAGAAGAACTCCAACGCAAACACCCAACAGTCCGCCTCCCCAATTCCCGATTGGTGGTGGTCCACCCTCTATACCTGGCTAACACCAGTCTTAGGCCCCTTAATTCTCATCTGTATCTTGCTCACGTTTGCTCCCTGTTTTCTTAG